The window TGTTATCCCACAACAATCCTTACCCTGTACAACTTGTAATTATCTCTCTTACTGGCAATGGGGCCTCCAGCTAATTCTGAAGCAATGCGTTCCAGGGCCAGTTTTGCAGCATAGGGGATTAACTCTTTAGCTTCTGGAGGGGCTCAGAATTAACCCATGGCAATGGGGCAGGAGGACATGCAGGCAATGTACTTGACCTAGCCCATTCTCTGCTGGAGGTCAATGAAAAGTGTAGTGGGGAGGAGATGGGTCCCTTTTGCCAGGGAGTTGTTATAACACTTGGCTAACAAAATACAGAAGCCCTTAAATTGTAGCCGTGTGCCTTGAACAGTTGGTGACTTAGCAAACTAAAGGGGAGGGAGTGGAATGAAGTGTTAAGTTACTTTCCCACCTCAGGGATCCATACCCTCCTGCAAAATGAGCATGCTGAAACACAGTGCTGCTGAGTATGACTGCAACAGGCTAAATCTCCTTCCCTAGCACAGAAATTGTAAGGAGAATTGAAAGGGGTTCGCCAAAAACTGGACTGGAACCCCTGCTACTGGTAATCACCTTCTGAGTTAAAGAGCAGCATGGACAATGTACAGAATCAATGATTTGAGTAATGCTCTGGTAACAAGCTCTGCGAGTCTGGACATACATGGacatactcagcatcattataaagGCCATAATTGTCACTGTTATTCCTTTAATCATCATTCATTATGTAGAGACAACAGGAATTAAATAAAACCTtatttctctctccatctcccttccgTTTCCGCCTGTCTTTTTCGCACTTTCCtttctgttttcctttctttctttAAGTCTCTCTTTCTTGCtttctgtatttttttgtatttttaatttctTCTGTCTCTTTTTTTATCACTGACTATCCCTTCCCTTCCTGAATGCACAGGACCTTCTTGCAAAACTGCCTCCCTCCTAATATTAATCTCTCTTGTTTCACAGGATTACCTTCAAACTCAGAGCCACCACCAATGggcagagatgggggagggagaacatCAGGCTGgggaattatatttatatatatatatataaaataataataatcagatCAAATACAGTTTGTGCCCTCAACCCTACACTAAGGGAGCAGCCCACACCCAATACGGGTGAGAGCTAATGGAATGTTTGAGGACTCAGTTCAAGGAGGGTGTTACCCTCCCTCCCACACCTTCTTAGAAGCCTTTGATATGGCAGTAGGCTTCCAGGCTCGAGAATATGATGTAGAGGAGCCAGAGGCCGACAAATAACATGGCGGTAAGGGTCTTGGAGAGGCATGTGCCCCCCAACTCCCCTCCTATGTGGGGTCTCCGGCGATACAGGAGGACACTGATGCTGATGAACGCGAAGATTGTgaagagggtgacagagaaagcCAGACTGCCCGCCTCCACCTCAAAGTCCTTCCCTTGGATGGCCCAGTAGATGGCAGCTACGGACCAGGCCACTCCGATGCCCAGGAACACATTCACCGCATTGCTGCCTGTTACGTTGCCGATGCAGGCATCCGCATATTGGTCCTGCGTCGCCGCCACTTTGCTGGCAAAGGTGTCTGATGGAAGGAATGATATAGACAACATGAGTATGAAGTAGCAGTATTCTGTAGCAGAAGTTGTTTCTACCTCATTGTATCCCGCTAGGATGAGTGGGACAGAACCCATGGACCACAGGTCcctgctgtctgtctgtgtgtcaccctcaaGTGGAAGGGTCAGAAACCATGGCCCATGGGTCCCATTAGTTTGTGTCCCTTCTTTCTGTCATCTTAATGTTGGAGGGTCAGACTTCATCAGACCATTGgtcccttctatctgtgtcatCCTACATTGGAGGGTAGAGAAACAGAGTGCTTGTCTGCAATGCACTGAATGAATAtccccagtgttcgacaaacctatacatttgctcgccccggacgagtggatttaacccccgggcgagtaaatattggcccaagcagcacacgtttggtactaggtggcgagtagatttttttgtgtggcgagtagattttttggtgatttgtcaaccactgaatatCCCTACCTGGTATAGAAGTGCCAAGAGCCACAAACACCACTGCGGTGACAGAGTCCTTCAGCCCCACGGTGCAGCCAAAGTGTGAGGCTAAGTCCCCAATGACGGCCGTGAGCAGGCCCACAATGATGATGCAGATGCAGAAACAGGCCCAGCCATTCCAGTACTCTGTGGGTGGCACAAAGGCGAAGAGGACCTTCCAAAAGACCGTGAGGAAGTGCATGACATAGTCAAAGCATGAGGGGAGGCGCTCCTCACgaccatcatcctcctcctcctcatcacctGGGAAGAGAGGGCAAAAGGAGGATAAGAAGGGACCCTGTACACAGATATCTCTCCTCTACTATTATAGAATAAACAGTTATAGCTAAACTACTCTTCAATTATAAGATGCACAGCtacatctcactgctcctctcctaAAATAAGATGAGCAGctatacatagtgtgtgtgtgtcctatttAGTGTAGTACTCATTGACTTAGACCTCCCAAACCactccaatatacagtacatgtatagtAGCTGCTGTGAACATACCAGAgatatttaatatttaaatatGAAAATAAGCTAATTTAACCATTCCTTCTCCTCTCTTTTCTGTAGCAAACCCCAATGTCAGGGTCTGGATCTCAGTGTTGCAAAATGTTACCAATTCGTGCAGCATCTAAGACTGATTTTGAAATTGTATTTAGCCATGTAAAGCTTGGCAAAATATCTTGTGAAACagcaacatttaaaaataaaaggaaTCTCTGAACACAGTTGGGACCGTTTTTCACATCTCTAATTAACATGCAGTAGCAGTGATTGCCCAGTGCTTATCCCATATATGCCCACAAGAGGGTAGCAGATCTTGCGCCAAAGTTCCATATGGTTTTCTGAACGTT is drawn from Ascaphus truei isolate aAscTru1 chromosome 7, aAscTru1.hap1, whole genome shotgun sequence and contains these coding sequences:
- the SLC8A2 gene encoding sodium/calcium exchanger 2 isoform X4, with the protein product MKRGISALLLNQDDEDKKLSAEEEEAKRIAEMGKPILGEHSKLEVIIEESYEFKSTVDKLIKKTNLALVIGTHSWREQFMEAITVSAGDEEEEDDGREERLPSCFDYVMHFLTVFWKVLFAFVPPTEYWNGWACFCICIIIVGLLTAVIGDLASHFGCTVGLKDSVTAVVFVALGTSIPDTFASKVAATQDQYADACIGNVTGSNAVNVFLGIGVAWSVAAIYWAIQGKDFEVEAGSLAFSVTLFTIFAFISISVLLYRRRPHIGGELGGTCLSKTLTAMLFVGLWLLYIIFSSLEAYCHIKGF
- the SLC8A2 gene encoding sodium/calcium exchanger 2 isoform X3 yields the protein MQPEPWERERSRKTLQVKIVDDEEYEKQENFFLILEEPRWMKRGISALLLNQDDEDKKLSAEEEEAKRIAEMGKPILGEHSKLEVIIEESYEFKSTVDKLIKKTNLALVIGTHSWREQFMEAITVSAGDEEEEDDGREERLPSCFDYVMHFLTVFWKVLFAFVPPTEYWNGWACFCICIIIVGLLTAVIGDLASHFGCTVGLKDSVTAVVFVALGTSIPDTFASKVAATQDQYADACIGNVTGSNAVNVFLGIGVAWSVAAIYWAIQGKDFEVEAGSLAFSVTLFTIFAFISISVLLYRRRPHIGGELGGTCLSKTLTAMLFVGLWLLYIIFSSLEAYCHIKGF